TTGgtgcacaaaaaacaggaaaacaatacaatatttaaatttaaaataatgattttaatcaacacaaaataatattttaaataaaacaacaccatacaatatttaaattaaagAATGATTGTAATCAACAAAAACTTCAATGGGAAGAATGGGAAGAATGGGCCTGCTTTTGGCTGATGAGATGGTCTATATCTGGTTCCATATTGGTCACTGCTAGTCTTAGCAAGTGATGTAAGTGTTCATCTGTCAGTCTTGATCTCGTGGGAGATTTCAGATGTTTCATCCTAGAGAAAGTTTGCTCGCAGACATATGTGCTGCCAAAGGCCGTTGCAAATCTGAGTGCATGGTTTCTGATGTTTGGATATGTCTCTGAGGGGAGAGATGCGTAGAAATCTGCAAGGCTGCTTGTCTTGAATGCGTCTTTCAAAGCATCACAAGTTTGCAGTTCAATCAATTCCATTTGGTGAATGGGATCTGCAGTGTCAATGTCCACACAAAAAGGGTTTCGGAAAAGATGTATGTCCTTTTCATGGATGTGAAGCTCCTTAAATCTTGTTTGGAACTCCTTTTGCAGACTCTCCACTAAATCCACACATGCTTCTTTTGGGAATGGAACTGTTGGATTTCCCAATGACCGGTTTTGAGTTGTGGGGAGAtgaaaaaagtttttctccttcacaTGTCTAACAATTAAGTCTAATTTCCCTTGGAACGCTTTCACATGTgcaaacatttcaccaatgaGCTTCCCCTTTCCTTGCAATTGAATATTGAAACTGTTCAGTAGCTCGGTTatgtcagtcagaaaggcaagcagccatttccattCGTCATCTTGGAGCTCTGGCACTTCTCTGTCTTTCATCAGCATAAAATCATAAACTTGAGGAAGTAATTCGTAGAAACGTTTTAAAACTCTTCCTCGACTCAGCCAACGGACCTCTGTGTGGTATGGTAGATCTTCATGCTCAACATTTAACTCTGACAGAAATTCTTGAaactgcctgtggttaagtgcaTGAGCTCTAATGAAGTTCACACAGGACACCACAGTTTTCATGACTGCGTCCAACTTCAGCGATCTTTTGCAACACAGCACTTGTTGGTGGATAAGGCAGTGTATTGCTATTGGATGTGGCTGATTGTGTCTGTCCATCTCTTGGTTGATGCGTGCAACCACTCCTCTTGTACGCCCCACCATGCTAGGAGCACCATCTGTTGTGATACTGGCAAGTTTAGCCCAGTCCAACTTCAAATCATGGATAGTTTGCTGAACTTTTGCAAAGATATCCTCTCCAGTCGTTGTTCCCTTGATGCTTTGCAGTGCAGCAAGCTCTTCTGTGAATTCAAACTTTTCATTTGTTCCACGGATGAAAATTAGGAGTTGCGCAGAATCACGGATATCTGTGCTTTCGTCCAGTGCCAGCGAGAAGTAACGAAGCTTTTCTGAGGAATTTTGCAAAAGTTcatgcaaatttccccccatttcttcaATCCTACGAGTCACTGTGCTTCCAGAAAGACTCAATGTGGAAAACAATTCAGTCTTCTCCGGACACATCTCTTTGGAGGCTGTAAGAATACATTCTTTAACAAATTCTCCCTCTACAAAGGGTTTTCCATTGCGGGCTATAAGCCTGGAAATCTGAAAACTTGCTCGCAAAGACGAAATGTTCTCCTGCTTCCGCTTCACAAACACATTTTGTTGAGCTGTCAAGGCAGTTTTCAGTCTCGCTATTTCATCTTTTCTTAATTGTCCTGTCAAAGAAGAATATCTATCCTTGTGGTGAGTATTGTAGTGTCGTTGGATATTGAATTGCTTGAAGACAGACACCGTGTCGTGGCAAATAAGACAAACGCCTCTTTCTTTGTATTGGGTGAAAAAGTAGTCGTATGTCCACTGTTCGTTGAAAACTCTGCACTCGGAGTCCACTTTTCTTTTACGTGACATGATTTCCTATGGATGGAAAATTGGTGTCAGTAAAATACCAATAAACTTAGAAGAGCAAGAAAAATGATAATGGcaacaactgattatttgccatcgccctaACTATTTTATAAccattcagggctgtcttaagagaaagcaaagcagcgaataaaataaaatatatgtgtatTCTAGGCCCGTCTCTGAAAACTAACTATGCATTGCTAAACTAACACATTATTTCCACTCTGTACTGAGTTAATCCCTGTGcatgaaaatgtgcataaaaatgtgcacTGGATATGGCCAAGGGCCATTCCACTGTGCTTGCTTACCTGGTGCCTTGGCGTTTCTCTCTgggtgggcagcagagagagagagagtctcctctttttaaaaggtggaaGGACTGATGGGACGAAGAAGCTGGGGGTGAGGCctgtgggaaagagagaaaacagctaagcaggaaagaaaggggaacaTTAGTCAATTCTGAAGATCTCAGATTTCAAGGCTGCAACTTTAAGTTCATTTCTCAATAAGAAATTTCTTCTCAATTCAGGGGGACATACTTATGAAAAAATATACATTTGGCAAAGCAGAAAGTGGTTTGTACAAGAGAGAACAGCTCTACAGGGCTTGGCCCTTCTAGAACCAAACAAGTGACTTTTAACATGAAGAAAGCGAGAAAATACACAAAGCATCTTTTGGCAGATGCGCCTACCCGTACCCAAAAGCTTCGCACTGCCGGAATCTCAGAAGAAGGAACTCCTGTTCCAAACCTGGGCTGGAACTCCCAAAGGAAGCCTGGAAACAAGCAATGGGAGAAAACTGGTTAGAGATGAGGTGGCATGGGGTAATTAATAACAGTTGTCTGCTGTGTCTGTGCTTGATGGGTGGTAACAATGCTAAGGCTTGCTTCATGCATGTATCCATTCATGTTGGTGCTGGCCACAACTCAGGCATGTGGA
The nucleotide sequence above comes from Zootoca vivipara chromosome 1, rZooViv1.1, whole genome shotgun sequence. Encoded proteins:
- the LOC132592018 gene encoding general transcription factor II-I repeat domain-containing protein 2-like → MSRKRKVDSECRVFNEQWTYDYFFTQYKERGVCLICHDTVSVFKQFNIQRHYNTHHKDRYSSLTGQLRKDEIARLKTALTAQQNVFVKRKQENISSLRASFQISRLIARNGKPFVEGEFVKECILTASKEMCPEKTELFSTLSLSGSTVTRRIEEMGGNLHELLQNSSEKLRYFSLALDESTDIRDSAQLLIFIRGTNEKFEFTEELAALQSIKGTTTGEDIFAKVQQTIHDLKLDWAKLASITTDGAPSMVGRTRGVVARINQEMDRHNQPHPIAIHCLIHQQVLCCKRSLKLDAVMKTVVSCVNFIRAHALNHRQFQEFLSELNVEHEDLPYHTEVRWLSRGRVLKRFYELLPQVYDFMLMKDREVPELQDDEWKWLLAFLTDITELLNSFNIQLQGKGKLIGEMFAHVKAFQGKLDLIVRHVKEKNFFHLPTTQNRSLGNPTVPFPKEACVDLVESLQKEFQTRFKELHIHEKDIHLFRNPFCVDIDTADPIHQMELIELQTCDALKDAFKTSSLADFYASLPSETYPNIRNHALRFATAFGSTYVCEQTFSRMKHLKSPTRSRLTDEHLHHLLRLAVTNMEPDIDHLISQKQAHSSHSSH